The following proteins are encoded in a genomic region of Montipora foliosa isolate CH-2021 chromosome 8, ASM3666993v2, whole genome shotgun sequence:
- the LOC137968636 gene encoding uncharacterized protein, producing MATKDKEKHPLSPEEEDEVIGDEPRQQGQTRWFRLAEIINKQWSVKLPDSKLKDRYGKYLRPLNCETLTTPRVNPEIWDELSHSVKQHDPRSSSTQKTLATVGALLYKSTELIMKHTQESNFHPDLKTLIKINTDAVTLLGHAHIEMSHRQRESIKPHFNKEYAGLCASHVPVTTFLFGDDLQARLNSIQASNRIGGAVENRQNYKNYYRGNFPWKSDKRGRQPLLGKSRQWKPHQRSYSRQDQGKKQP from the exons ATGGCgaccaaagacaaagaaaaacaccCTTTATCACCCGAAGAGGAGGATGAAGTGATTGGTGATGAGCCAAGGCAACAAGGACAGACCCGATGGTTCAG ACTCGCAGAAATCATAAACAAACAATGGTCTGTGAAATTGCCAGACTCAAAATTGAAAGATAGGTATGGGAAATATTTACGTCCCTTGAACTGTGAGACTCTCACAACACCACGGGTAAATCCCGAAATATGGGATGAGTTGAGCCACTCCGTGAAACAGCATGACCCCAGGTCGAGCTCAACTCAGAAAACACTGGCTACAGTTGGAGCACTACTGTACAAATCAACCGAATTGATAATGAAGCATACACAAGAGTCGAATTTCCACCCTGACCTGAAAACGTTGATAAAGATAAATACCGACGCGGTTACCCTTCTAGGTCATGCTCACATTGAAATGTCACATCGCCAAAGGGAGTCCATAAAACCCCACTTCAACAAAGAATATGCAGGGTTATGTGCCTCACATGTACCTGTGACGACCTTTTTGTTTGGAGACGACCTCCAGGCCCGGCTCAATAGCATCCAAGCTTCGAACAGGATAGGTGGTGCAGTAGAAAACCGccaaaattacaagaattattACCGGGGAAATTTCCCGTGGAAATCAGACAAGCGTGGAAGGCAGCCTTTGTTAGGGAAGAGCCGTCAGTGGAAGCCCCATCAGAGGTCATACTCCCGACAAGACCAAGGGAAGAAGCAGCCCTGA
- the LOC137968637 gene encoding ATP-dependent helicase wrn-1-like, which translates to MAAEKESVSAAAVVLSCESFSPKALKAEQTECIRRIVCQKEDVLAVLPTGFGKSVIYQLIPKVLVQMNRATSTDPKPSVVVVSPLDYIRKQLVENLRTANCGISAATIGESIEMDREIANVKFGGKHYSAIIFTRQSAVAKKGKLLNREAFGRVSELKSCLNGGTPVLGLTATTNKELRDRLIKCLGLYIDGEGPPHERCFLGVYYSQTPTHHKYHITSSFEGKSGHVRVVYATTSLSLGVDFPFVKYVIHYGPSNNLTSHLQEAGRARRKGQQAYNITVYHEKHLMTCEDDIKNANPNKPQHRCCSVCHRKCNCLGDGSGCSETIPEFDSRYHSEKDHEVSREVTEDDKKCISDALKQVQVSLSSETKVRMFDNTGRKKLHLASRLMHPLTVTVNPLKELFSEGSHAPGTMDELLI; encoded by the exons ATGGCTGCCGAGAAGGAATCAGTGTCCGCAGCTGCTGTTGTTTTGTCGTGTGAATCTTTTTCCCCCAAAGCTTTAAAGGCAGAACAAACAGAGTGCATCCGTAGAATTGTTTGTCAAAAAGAAGACGTTTTAGCTGTTCTTCCTACGGGATTTGGAAAAAGTGTCATTTACCAATTGATCCCGAAAGTTTTAGTACAAATGAATCGCGCCACTTCTACAGATCCCAAACCTTCAGTTGTGGTGGTTAGTCCTTTGGATTACATTAGGAAACAACTGGTCGAAAATCTGAGAACAGCGAATTGTGGTATTAGTGCTGCCACCATCGGAGAATCAATTGAAATGGACAGAGAAATAGCAAACGTTAAATTCGGAGGAAAACATTACAGTGCGATAATCTTCACCAGGCAGT CGGCAGTGGCAAAAAAGGGAAAGCTGCTTAACCGTGAGGCGTTTGGACGAGTGTCAGAGCTGAAATCATGTCTTAATGGTGGGACACCTGTTCTTGGATTGACAGCAACCACAAACAAGGAATTGAGAGATCGCCTTATCAAATGTCTTG GACTTTATATTGATGGTGAAGGCCCTCCTCATGAAAGATGTTTCTTGGGAGTATACTATTCACAAACACCCACACATCACAAATACCACATAACTTCTTCATTTGAGGGTAAATCTGGGCATGTCAGAGTGGTTTATGCAACTACTTCATTAAGTTTGGGAGTGGATTTTCCCTTTGTCAAATATGTAATACACTATGGTCCATCAAACAATCTGACTTCTCATCTCCAAGAAGCAGGACGTGCTAGACGAAAAGGACAACAAGCTTACAACATCACAGTGTATCATGAGAAGCACTTGATGACATGTGAAGATGACATAAAGAATGCA AACCCCAACAAACCCCAACATAGGTGCTGCAGTGTTTGCCACAGAAAGTGCAATTGTTTGGGAGATGGCTCTGGTTGCAGTGAAACAATCCCAGAGTTTGACTCTCGGTATCATAGTGAGAAAGATCATGAGGTTTCAAGGGAAGTGACAGAAGATGACAAAAAGTGCATCAGTGATGCTCTTAAACAAGTTCAGGTGTCTTTGTCTTCTGAAACTAAAGTGCGCATGTTTGACAATACTGGG AGGAAAAAGTTGCATTTAGCCAGTAGACTTATGCATCCATTGACTGTTACTGTAAACCCTTTAAAGGAACTTTTTTCTGAAGGTTCCCATGCGCCTGGTACAATGGATGAATTACTTATTTAA